From the genome of Plasmodium malariae genome assembly, chromosome: 9, one region includes:
- the PmUG01_09035800 gene encoding steryl ester hydrolase, putative — translation MWKLPLNNMSEALGNISPPSQDVSTLLPYNNFDLMRNENNNHSNNNSGDEDSSDGENSSVRIKNMDPMEKLLYDLTNGKMKAEKHYVYTSDGYKLNLYHIVDANKDNNKNNNAGKIEKKKEVFCLNHGLFESSMNYACKGYRSLAFQIFAKNYDVWICNNRGNNFSKFVGKEKALKKLLERYTTEGLKDIGVELEENEDKQSDHNNTSKKKEILCLEDIKKGEEINIEDDKNKIFHQCQKKDEESDLIEKSLPNTDIILTRKYKVLNSSEQPTKVEQEQMTNNSEHVHVLPEDKEEHGKQTSNNNNNNNNNNNNNNNNNNNNNNNNNNNNNNNNNNNNNNNNNNNNNNNNNNNNNNNNNNNNNNNNNNNNNNNKKKNDKENDKENDKKKKDKKKDKKDGGTGNYPSNSKNGNSTSKGGLKVTAVSGSDSKNDKDEEDDLDDDNDPWKFPNLMDKLRFQDLFNQRRGTGSFPPKVMEEGENDLDRLVQEDLKDSTNEYDDRKDFDKDDDEDEEDDVCALDDGNKDGKDKKDDKDGKDKKDDKDGKDKKDDKDGKDKKDDKEDKDGKDKKDDKDGKDKKDDKDGKDKKDDKDGKDKKDDKDGKDKKDDKDGKDKKDDKDGKDKKDDKDGKDKKDDKDGKDKKDNKDDKDGKGDKDDDEDDEDDDEDDLEDTTNNWDNNEDSVNYRFYWGNDGDTDDKYCKRIKEGENDKDDEDNEDDEDNEDDEKEKDDEKEKERNENEESVMLSEWYRSIDDDGKDKTTSKEKFDNFMDKIKIEDLFNRNRGRGSFPLAQMEEGESDLDRLVQEDLKDSTNEYDDRKDFDKDDDEDEEDDVCALDDGNKDGKDKKDDKDGKDKKDDKDGKDKKDDKDGKDKKKDKKDDKDGKDKKDDKDGKDKKDDKDGKDKKDDKDGKDKKEDKDGKDKKDGKGDKEDDEDDVDDVDDEDDDDLEDTTNNWDNLYDFGEESWDNKDKKDDKDDKDDKDDKDDKDDKDDKDGKDKKDDKDGKDKKDDKDGKDKKDDKDGKDKKDDKDGKDKKDDKDGKDEEKIRKTIRMEKIRKTIRMEKIRKTIRMEKIRKTIRMEKIRKTIRMEKIRKTIKMEKIRKTIKMEKIRKTIKMERIRKTIRMEKIRKTIRMEKIRKTIRMEKIRKTIKMEKIRKTIKMERTRKTIKMTIKMERIRKTIKMEKIRKPVKMEQVRRPRKESATAVLVGGGIGAAALGGLAGIIAGGAGAAGAAGAAGGAGAAGGAGAAGAAGGIGEALYDAVAGGGSSSGYEALGGGNGSIYETIGGGGQGTYEDVGLSGSGTYDDVSFGGSSGGSYETPGPTEHIYETIGGGGEGAYETPGPTEHIYETIGGGGEGAYETPGPTEHIYETIGGGGEGAYETPGPTEHIYETIGGGGEGAYETPGPTEHIYETIGGGGEGAYETPGPTEHIYETIGGGGEGAYETPGPTEHIYETIGGGGEGAYETPGPTEHIYETIGGGGEGAYETPGPTEHIYETIGGGGGGADGGAGGGAGAGAGGGAGAGAGGGAGAGGGAGGAAGAAGAAGASGAAGAAAGASGASGASGRNVSDKTTDKKGEGKRKKHKRRHDENKAKKDFDNFMDKIKIEDLFNRNRGRGSFPLEQLAEGESDLDRLVQEDLKDSTNEYDDRKDFDKDDEEDEDDEVCKRESDSDSDEDDDEDKEDDEDDKKPKKKKKDEDDLEDTSNNWDNTADKDYDEEEWGGEDDEDNDNGDDGDDDDDGKDKKDEKDKKGEKDKKDEKDKKDEKDKKDEKDKKDEKDKKDEKDKNDDENDKKRKDKKKAKKDFDNFMDKIKIEDLFNRNRGRGSFPLEQLAEGESDLDRLVQEDLKDSTNEYDDRKDFDKDDEEDEDDEVCKREEDEEKKKKKKEQEEEEEEEKREGKKRKKKDDDDIDEDELEDSSNNWDNVNEDDGDEWNKQDDGEKDDDEDADNFQDLRNLLTSFNVTDMFSNGRDRGNLFPRRKKDTDDKIDKDYKDGKDKKDDKDGKDKKDDKDGKDKKDDKDSKDKNDIKKDKYDRRPHKPKDPKKFPEGANFENFMDKIKIEDLFDRNRGRGSFPLEQLAEGENDLDRLVQEDLKDSTNEYDDRKDYDKDDDEDEDDDVCRREDDEEEEEELEETDLKDNTNEWDYNKEGDYDNGQEDWEKGGDKDNDNGEDGDDDDDDDNEKDKKGEKDKKDEKDKKDEKDKKDEKDKKGEKDKKDKKDKNDEKDKNDDENDKKRKDKKKAKKDFDNFMDKIKIEDLFNRNRGRGSFPLEQLAEGESDLDRLVQEDLKDSTNEYDDRKDFDKDDEEDEDDEVCKREEDEEKKKKKKEQEEEEDEKREGKKRKKKDDDDIDEDELEDSSNNWDYEEEGDYGHNEWRKEDEKNEDKINFPDFQNLMESLNLEDLVNVQNSGVGGLFSNMQNDKHNKDGKDGKDGKDGKDGKDGKDGKDGKDGKDGKDGKDGKDGKDGKGGSGGGGGGASGGSGGRGGSGASGGSGGRGDSGGRGGSGGSGGKGGSSGNRRTGFNSGRYSVIQQNVGHVGNDGEDDKQHKVVDTVGVNKVKNKLLQNIKREKEEFLREKKKSSIKLEGKNIEDSWTFEDMGSKDLPAIIKYIREETQKDKIIYVGFSQGSIQLLISSCLNPYVNDSIKRSYLLSLPIILREKRNLIKPIRLSLPSIYRHYKSILKLRECMQKSLPNKVSSYLIPKTAHLITQRMFKYYNGSLNDEEKRRYFSNTPSGTTSKANLKKWFSGFNNGPVTDIIDKHADKCTFPITLIYGDKDTIVDPQNSIEYMKKKFPHNNIQIIRKKHWSHLDPVWTDDDNVVISSILKDLRNDEGGGGRRGVLVGA, via the exons ATGTGGAAGCTTCCATTGAATAATATGTCCGAGGCATTGGGGAATATATCCCCACCTAGTCAAGATGTTAGTACATTATTGccttataataattttgatttaatgagaaatgaaaataataatcataGTAATAACAACTCAGGGGATGAAGATTCAAGTGATGGTGAAAATAGTAGTGTacgtattaaaaatatggatCCAATGGAAAAGTTATTGTATGACTTAACaaatggaaaaatgaaaGCAGAAAaacattatgtatatacaagtGATGGATATAAACTAAATTTATACCATATTGTGGATGCAAATAAAGATAacaataagaataataatgctggtaaaatagaaaaaaaaaaagaagtgtTTTGTTTAAATCATGGACTTTTCGAATCCTCAATGAATTATGCATGCAAAGGGTATAGATCTTTAGCTTTTcaaatttttgcaaaaaattaCGATGTATGGATTTGTAATAATAGgggaaataatttttcaaagtttgtaggaaaagaaaaagctttaaaaaaattgttagaAAGATATACCACGGAAGGTTTAAAAGATATAGGTGTTGAATTAGAAGAAAATGAGGATAAACAATCTGATCATAATAATactagtaaaaaaaaagaaattttgtGTTTAGaggatattaaaaaaggtgAAGAGATAAATATTGaagatgataaaaataaaatttttcatcaatgtcaaaaaaaagatgaagagTCAGATTTAATTGAGAAGTCGTTACCCAACACGGATATAATTTTGACTCGTAAGTATAAGGTATTGAACTCGTCAGAACAGCCAACAAAAGTTGAACAAGAACAGATGACGAATAATTCTGAACATGTTCATGTTTTACCGGAAGATAAAGAAGAGCATGGAAAGCAAAcatcaaataataataataataataataataataataataataataataataataataataataataataataataataataataataataataataataataataataataataataataataataataataataataataataataataataataataataataataataataataataataataataataataacaataacaataacaataataataagaagaaGAATGATAAGGAGAATGATAAGGAGaatgataaaaagaaaaaagacaaaaaaaaagacaaaaaggACGGTGGTACAGGTAATTATCCTAGTAATTCTAAGAACGGAAATTCCACTTCTAAGGGAGGTCTGAAAGTTACCGCCGTATCTGGGTCCGATTCGAAAAATGATAAAGATGAAGAAGATGATTTAGATGATGACAATGATCCTTGGAAATTTCCTAATTTAATGGATAAATTAAGATTCCAAGATTTATTTAATCAAAGGCGTGGTACGGGTTCATTCCCTCCCAAGGTTATGGAAGAGGGTGAGAATGATCTTGATCGCTTAGTACAGGAAGATTTAAAAGATAGCACAAATGAATATGATGACAGGAAGGACTTTGATAAAGATGATGACGAAGATGAAGAAGATGATGTTTGTGCATTAGACGACGGTAATAAAGATGGAAAAGATAAGAAAGACGATAAAGATGGAAAAGATAAGAAAGACGATAAAGATGGAAAAGATAAGAAAGATGATAAAGATGGAAAAGATAAGAAAGATGATAAAG aagataaagaTGGAAAAGATAAGAAAGATGATAAAGATGGAAAAGATAAGAAAGATGATAAAGATGGAAAAGATAAGAAAGATGATAAAGATGGAAAAGATAAGAAAGATGATAAAGATGGAAAAGATAAGAAAGACGATAAAGATGGAAAAGATAAGAAAGACGATAAAGATGGAAAAGATAAGAAAGACGATAAAGATGGAAAGGACAAGAAAGACGATAAAGATGGAAAAGATAAGAAAGATAACAAAGACGATAAAGATGGCAAAGGCGACAAAGATGATGATGAAGATGATGAAGATGATGATGAAGATGATTTGGAGGATACCACAAATAATTGGGATAACAATGAAGATAGCGTGAATTATAGGTTTTACTGGGGTAATGATGGTGATACGGATGACAAATACTGTAAGCGTATAAAAGAAGGCGAAAATGACAAGGATGACGAAGATAACGAGGATGACGAAGATAACGAGGATGacgaaaaggaaaaagatgacgaaaaggaaaaagagaGAAATGAAAACGAGGAGTCAGTTATGTTGAGTGAGTGGTATCGCAGTATTGATGATGATGGCAAAGATAAAACCACCTCTAAGGAAAAATTTGATAATTTTatggataaaataaaaattgaggATTTGTTCAATCGTAATCGTGGTAGGGGTTCATTTCCTCTTGCGCAAATGGAAGAAGGTGAAAGTGATCTCGACCGCTTAGTACAGGAAGATTTAAAAGATAGCACAAATGAATATGATGACAGGAAGGACTTTGATAAAGATGATGACGAAGATGAAGAAGATGATGTTTGTGCATTAGACGACGGTAATAAAGATGGAAAAGATAAGAAAGATGATAAAGATGGAAAAGATAAGAAAGATGATAAAGATGGAAAAGATAAGAAAGATGATAAAGATGGAAAAGATAAGAAGA AGGACAAGAAAGACGATAAAGATGGAAAGGACAAGAAAGACGATAAAGATGGAAAAGATAAGAAAGACGATAAAGATGGAAAGGATAAGAAAGATGATAAAGATGGAAAAGATAAGAAAGAAGATAAAGATGGAAAAGATAAGAAAGATGGCAAAGGCGACAAAGAAGATGATGAAGATGATGTAGATGATGTAGATGATGAAGATGATGATGATTTGGAGGATACCACAAATAACTGGGATAATTTATATGACTTTGGAGAAGAATCGTGGGATAACAAGGACAAGAAAGACGATAAAGATGACAAAGACGATAAAGATGACAAAGACGATAAAGATGACAAAGACGATAAAGATGGAAAAGATAAGAAAGACGATAAAGATGGAAAAGATAAGAAAGACGATAAAGATGGAAAAGATAAGAAAGACGATAAAGATGGAAAGGACAAAAAAGACGATAAAGATGGAAAGGACAAGAAAGACGATAAAGATGGAAAGGACGAA GAAAAGATAAGAAAGACGATAAGGATGGAAAAGATAAGAAAGACGATAAGGATGGAAAAGATAAGAAAGACGATAAGGATGGAAAAGATAAGAAAGACGATAAGGATGGAAAAGATAAGAAAGACGATAAGGATGGAAAAGATAAGAAAGACGATAAAGATGGAAAAGATAAGAAAGACGATAAAGATGGAAAAGATAAGAAAGACGATAAAGATGGAAAGGATAAGAAAGACGATAAGGATGGAAAAGATAAGAAAGACGATAAGGATGGAAAAGATAAGAAAGACGATAAGGATGGAAAAGATAAGAAAGACGATAAAGATGGAAAAGATAAGAAAGACGATAAAGATGGAAAGGACAAGAAAGACGATAAAGATG ACGATAAAGATGGAAAGGATAAGAAAGACGATAAAGATGGAAAAGATAAGAAAACCGGTAAAGATGGAACAGGTAAGGAGGCCCAGAAAAGAGAGCGCGACAGCGGTCTTGG TTGGTGGTGGTATAGGAGCTGCTGCGTTAGGTGGTTTAGCTGGTATTATAGCTGGTGGGGCTGGTGCAGCTGGTGCAGCTGGTGCAGCTGGTGGAGCTGGTGCAGCTGGTGGGGCTGGTGCAGCTGGTGCAGCTGGTGGTATTGGTGAAGCTCTATATGATGCCGTAGCCGGCGGTGGTAGTTCATCTGGATATGAAGCCTTAGGCGGCGGTAATGGATCTATTTATGAAACCATAGGTGGTGGTGGTCAAGGGACATATGAAGACGTAGGCTTAAGTGGTAGTGGTACATATGATGACGTAAGTTTCGGTGGCAGCAGTGGAGGTTCATATGAAACACCAGGCCCAACTgagcatatatatgaaaccATAGGCGGTGGTGGTGAAGGTGCATATGAAACTCCAGGTCCAactgaacatatatatgaaaccATAGGCGGTGGTGGTGAAGGTGCGTATGAAACTCCAGGCCCAactgaacatatatatgaaaccATAGGCGGTGGTGGTGAAGGTGCATATGAAACTCCAGGCCCAactgaacatatatatgaaaccATAGGCGGTGGTGGCGAAGGTGCATATGAAACTCCAGGCCCAactgaacatatatatgaaaccATAGGCGGTGGTGGCGAAGGTGCATATGAAACTCCAGGCCCAactgaacatatatatgaaaccATAGGCGGTGGTGGCGAAGGTGCATATGAAACTCCAGGCCCAactgaacatatatatgaaaccATAGGCGGTGGTGGCGAAGGTGCATATGAAACTCCAGGCCCAactgaacatatatatgaaaccATAGGCGGTGGTGGCGAAGGTGCATATGAAACTCCAGGCCCAactgaacatatatatgaaaccATAGGCGGTGGTGGTGGAGGTGCTGATGGAGGTGCTGGTGGTGGTGCAGGTGCAGGTGCAGGTGGAGGTGCTGGTGCTGGTGCTGGTGGTGGTGCAGGTGCAGGTGGAGGTGCAGGTGGTGCTGCTGGTGCTGCTGGTGCTGCTGGTGCTTCAGGTGCTGCTGGTGCTGCTGCAGGTGCTTCAGGTGCTTCAGGTGCAAGTGGTAGAAATGTTTCTGACAAAACTACAGACAAGAAAGGTGAAGGAAAACGCAAAAAACACAAAAGACGccatgatgaaaataaagcTAAGAAGGACTTTGATAATTTTatggataaaataaaaattgaggATTTGTTCAATCGTAATCGTGGTAGGGGTTCATTCCCTCTTGAACAATTGGCAGAAGGTGAAAGTGATCTCGACCGCTTAGTACAGGAAGATTTAAAAGATAGCACAAATGAATATGATGACAGGAAGGACTTTGATAAAGATGATGAGGAAGATGAAGACGATGAAGTTTGTAAAAGAGAAAGTGATAGTGATAGCGATGAAGACGATGACGAAGATAAGGAAGATGACGAAGATGACAAAAAAcctaagaaaaaaaagaaagatgaAGATGATTTAGAAGATACTTCAAATAACTGGGATAACACGGCAGATAAAGATTATGATGAGGAGGAATGGGGGGGAGAAGATGACGAAGATAACGATAATGGCGACGATGGAGACGATGACGATGATGggaaagataaaaaagatgagaaagataaaaaaggtgagaaagataaaaaagatgagaaagataaaaaagatgagaaagataaaaaagatgagaaagataaaaaagatgagaaagataaaaaagatgagaaagataaaaatgatgacgaaaatgacaaaaaacgcaaagataaaaagaaagcTAAGAAGGACTTTGATAATTTTatggataaaataaaaattgaggATTTGTTCAATCGTAATCGTGGTAGGGGTTCATTCCCTCTTGAACAATTGGCAGAAGGTGAAAGTGATCTCGACCGCTTAGTACAGGAAGATTTAAAAGATAGCACAAATGAATATGATGACAGGAAGGACTTTGATAAAGATGATGAGGAAGATGAAGACGATGAAGTTTGTAAACGTGAGgaagatgaagaaaaaaaaaagaaaaagaaagagcaagaagaagaagaagaagaagaaaagagAGAAGGCAAAAAACGTAAGAAAAAAGATGATGATGACATAGATGAAGATGAATTAGAAGATAGTTCAAATAATTGGGATAATGTGAATGAAGATGACGGGGATGAATGGAATAAGCAGGATGACGGCGAAAAGGACGATGATGAAGATGCCGATAATTTTCAGGATTTAAGAAACTTATTGACTAGTTTTAATGTTACAGATATGTTTAGTAATGGACGTGATAGGGGGAATTTATTTCCTAGacgaaaaaaagatacaGATGACAAAATCGATAAAGATTATAAAGACGGTAAAGATAAGAAAGACGATAAAGACGGTAAAGATAAGAAAGACGATAAAGACGGTAAAGATAAGAAAGACGATAAAGACAGTAAAGATAagaatgatataaaaaaagataaatatgaTAGAAGACCTCATAAACCTAAAGACCCTAAAAAGTTCCCTGAAGGTGcgaattttgaaaattttatggataaaataaaaattgaggATTTGTTCGATCGTAATCGTGGTAGGGGTTCATTCCCTCTTGAACAATTGGCAGAAGGTGAAAATGATCTTGACCGCTTAGTACAGGAAGATTTAAAAGATAGCACAAATGAATATGATGACAGGAAGGACTATGATAAAGATGATGACGAAGATGAAGATGATGATGTTTGTAGAAGAGAGgatgatgaagaagaagaagaagaattaGAAGAAACTGATTTAAAGGATAATACGAATGAATGGGATTACAACAAAGAAGGAGATTACGATAATGGTCAGGAAGATTGGGAGAAAGGGGGTGACAAAGATAACGATAATGGCGAAGATGGAGACGATGACGACGATGACGATAATgagaaagataaaaaaggtgagaaagataaaaaagatgagaaagataaaaaagatgagaaagataaaaaagatgagaaagataaaaaaggtgagaaagataaaaaagataagaaagataaaaatgatgagaaagataaaaatgatgacgaaaatgacaaaaaacgcaaagataaaaagaaagcTAAGAAGGACTTTGATAATTTTatggataaaataaaaattgaggATTTGTTCAATCGTAATCGTGGTAGGGGTTCATTCCCTCTTGAACAATTGGCAGAAGGTGAAAGTGATCTCGACCGCTTAGTACAGGAAGATTTAAAAGATAGCACAAATGAATATGATGACAGGAAGGACTTTGATAAAGATGATGAGGAAGATGAAGACGATGAAGTTTGTAAACGTGAGgaagatgaagaaaaaaaaaagaaaaagaaagagcaagaagaagaagaagatgaaAAGAGAGAAGGCAAAAAACGTAAGAAAAAAGATGATGATGACATAGATGAAGATGAATTAGAAGATAGTTCAAATAATTGGGATTACGAAGAGGAAGGTGATTATGGTCATAATGAGTGGCGTAAGgaggatgaaaaaaatgaagataaaattaattttccGGATTTTCAGAATTTAATGGAAAGCTTAAATTTAGAAGATTTAGTAAACGTTCAAAATTCTGGGGTAGGTGGTTTATTTTCTAACATGCAAAATGATAAACACAATAAAGATGGAAAAGATGGAAAAGATGGCAAAGATGGAAAAGATGGAAAAGATGGCAAAGATGGAAAAGATGGCAAAGATGGAAAAGATGGCAAAGATGGCAAAGATGGAAAAGATGGAAAAGATGGCAAAGGTGGTAGTGGTGGTGGTGGTGGTGGTGCTAGTGGAGGTAGTGGTGGTAGAGGTGGCAGTGGTGCTAGTGGAGGTAGCGGTGGTAGAGGTGACAGTGGAGGTAGAGGTGGCAGTGGAGGTAGTGGTGGTAAAGGTGGTAGTAGTGGAAACCGTCGTACCGGTTTTAATTCGGGGAGATATAGCGTCATACAGCAAAATGTTGGTCATGTAGGTAATGATGGAGAAGATGATAAACAGCACAAAGTTGTTGACACTGTGGGGGTAAACAAGGTGAAGAATAAGTTGTTGCAAAATATCAAAAGAGAGAAGGAGGAGTTCCtaagggaaaaaaagaagagtaGTATAAAATTGGAAGGAAAGAATATAGAAGACTCATGGACATTTGAAGATATGGGAAGTAAAGATTTACCtgcaataataaaatacataagaGAAGAAACACAAAaagacaaaataatatatgtaggATTCTCTCAAGGTAGTATACAGCTTTTAATTAGTTCATGTTTGAATCCTTATGTAAATGATAGTATTAAGAGATCATATTTATTGTCACTTCCAATTATATTAAGAGAAAAACGTAATTTAATAAAGCCAATTAGATTGTCATTACCTTCAATATATAGACATTATAAATCAATTTTAAAGTTAAGAGAATGTATGCAAAAATCACTTCCAAATAAAGTAAGTTCATATTTAATACCCAAAACCGCTCATCTTATTACACAGAGAATGTTTAAGTATTATAATGGATCATTAaatgatgaagaaaaaagaagatactTTAGTAATACTCCCAGTGGTACTACATCAAAAGCAAACTTAAAGAAATGGTTTTCGGGATTTAATAATGGACCTGTTACAGATATAATTGACAAACACGCAGATAAATGTACATTCCCAATTACACTTATATATGGAGATAAGGATACAATTGTAGACCCTCAGAATTCTATTGAgtatatgaaaaagaaattcccccataataatatacaaataattagaaaaaaacatTGGTCACACTTAGATCCTGTATGGACAGACGATGATAATGTTGTCATCTCTAGCATTCTGAAAGACTTAAGGAATGATGAAGGCGGAGGAGGAAGACGTGGGGTGCTGGTAGGTGCGTAA